The Mastacembelus armatus chromosome 4, fMasArm1.2, whole genome shotgun sequence genome segment TGGGTTCCTGACTCACAGGCACCGCCCAGAAGGCTTCACACACAGACGGATTAACATGCTGCCACATATTGAACGTGTTAATAATTTTtgcagcagagacagatgaGAGGATCAGTCTTCTGTTGGTGGTAAGTAAACATAgaaaatatatagtatatatggtgctgtttttttttttactgtagcGAACTGGAGTTCGTGTTGTAATATAACGGAGGCTTATTTCACACTGACAGTTACCTAGATTTTTGTTTCCGTCTAAAATCTACGTCGATGCCTTATCCTACTTGGTCGGATAGCATAGGCTGTTAGTCGTTCGTTTATAAATAGGTTGGAAAAGGGCGTATCAGATATCAatagaattattattatatgttgtctttttttagaAAGTGTTTCTgcgtttattttatttttgttttttctcacagTTCTCATAGACAGGCAAACCTAAATATTCATCAGTAGGTTTTTACATATCTCGTTTTGTGAGTTTAATGAAGTTGTCACCCGATCCTCTACATTCCTGGATCACGCCAGAGCCAAAAACTCTTCAGGGCACTGCTGGCAATCTCCTGGCCGTGGACTAATGTGTAATATCGCGATGAAGTCTGTTAATACAGCACTTTCTTATCGGTGTGTGTGATTAGGCTTTGTTCTTACACCTTACGAAGTAGGCTGCATCGTTACTCTATTGTATATTTCTATATGAAGTTTGATGGGATAAAGGAAATAATGGTTCATGTCAACACATAATAATTCCATGCGCTGCTGAATTCAACTTTTATGCCtagttttatgattttaattcATTTCTAATTACGTTTTTGAAGAACACGTGCAATGCTGCTTAAGGAACAAGAGTTGTGTTAGAAATAGGCTAAATAGCTGTAAGTAGATACCTGGTTATCTTCACTCACTCAGTTATTCCTCATAGAAGTTTAAACATTAATGagggatttgtttttattcccaCTTTCATGCACCCAACATGCACAATATGAGTCAATAAGGCCGAACAACAGGGAAAACAGATGACAGTGAAGTGTTCACATGTCAGTATTGGCAACACATCAAATCATCAGCAGTTCCTTAGCACGCTATGGagaaatgaaagcaaaagaaataGCAGCAGGCGCCCAGTTGACAGAAATTCAAAGATGAAGGAAATACGGAACCTTAGAGGTTTGTTATGAGAAAAATAATAGTGgaagataaaagataaatgtaGTCAAAGTGTGAAGTACAGCTTTTCCCTTTGGAATCTAatgaagtaaaagtataaacagaaacaaacacaaatacacataatgGTACTTATGTATAGTACTTGAGTAAGTGTGTTTAACTTTATTCCACTATTGCCTGCAAATGTAATGGGCAATGCCACAGAAATGATGACATAATgcaaaatacattaaacatgCATGAGAAAAGAGATAAGAAACATGGCAAATAAATCAACTCAACACTTCTGTTAGTTTTGTAGTCTGGAAAAGTAATAGACAGGcacccatcatctatacccacgtattcctatttaaggtcgcagggatctgctggagcctatcccggctatcttcaggtgaaaggcaggggtacagcctggacaggtcacccggTGGAaaagtaatattaatattaagtGTTCTTCCTCACTTTCTGTTATCCACGAGGTGGTTcatgcagtcagtcagtcagttgtgtgttttgctgccTGATGTCTTTAAGCTAGTAACACGGTGAGACTAGTGTTAAATTTAGGTGggtcatttttctgtcattttacagtaaatggTAACGTCTGaagctttgcttttttttttttttttttttgcccatgTTTCACTAAATGAATATTTAGTTTGTTCTAATGATTCAGTGTCTGACATCACCTATGTAACATATTCCACCCGTTTTGCAGAGACATGAGAGCATTTGATTTGTTGCCACCTCATATGTGAGGATTCTGCGAACAGATGCCAAGCCACCTCATGTCTGAAGCTCAGTCTGCTCGCTGCTGTCGGTCTCTGCTTGCTTTTCAGAGCAGTAATGTCACCAGTCACAGGGTTCATATTGGCACTCCCACAAGCTTTATTGTACAAGCATTCACTTGTCTCTACAACAGATCAGtcaaacattcaaatattatatatatatataatatatatatatgtatatatataatatatatatattatatatatatatatattaaatacaacagtcaaatattcaaaatgttgCTTTATTGGTTACCAGGTCTTTATGGCACAGGAAGCCCACTTCCTCTCATTCTGTGGTCTTTTTAGAAGGCTCTGTCCTTATTATCAGATGTTAAAAGTATGTTCTGTTTCTAAACAGTGTAGCTAAGCTTGCAAAATATACAAATGAGGTATAATAATCTATATTTCTTCTATCTGATTCAAAAAAGCTTTTGAATGactgagatgtttttttctcctgtacTCTGGTTTCTTCCCACGGTCTAAAGCCATACAGTTTTGGTTAAGGTTAATTAGTGACTAAATTACCCATTAGTGTGAATGTGGGTGTTTGCATGTGTCAGCCCTTTGAGAGTCTGTTgatctatccagggtgtaccctgcctcttgcccaATGTCGGCTGGGTTTGGTTCCAgtcccctgtgaccctggatgttccagaaTAAACAGTATATGACAGATTGAGGATTTTGAGCCTTGAgttatgaatttaaaaaagtgGGAAAAGGTTTACCATTTATACACCTGCACACAAAGACTGACATACACACTGTTTCTTGGCCAAATAAGCCTTATTCATCACACCCCTGAACATATTTGATTAAAGTATGCACAAATCTATAACTTACCCAGTATTTTTTAGATAAGAGTTATATTcatgtttaaacacaaacatttgaaagacattttaaaaagaccTCAAGAACTCTGACAATTTTGAAAcagtaaagagaaacagagaagggCAGTAAAACAAGGAAACTACACGCAAAAATGGTGTCCTAGCCAAGAACTGAATCATTAATGCTGCAGTCATGTGATACTGTATGTACCTTAACCATCCGGCCAGCAGACAGCCAACTGAAAAGTTATGAGTCATGCAGGCAATGCTTAACAGACTTTGATGGGCTGCAAAATGACAGTCACACTAGGTGACTGATGAAGTGTTGTTAACTTGAGTTTCTCTTAGTAATgctatttttgtattttcctaAATACAGTAATGGACTATTGAATAAGCTGGATGCCAATTACAAAGCTACTTGATAACAAATTTCTGCTAATCATATTATAAGCGAAGAGTAAAGTAGTGGTGTGCAGTGGTAATGTTAAGTCATCTGTTGAATTTCTGCTGGTCTCAGCCATGTAATGCAGCATGAGTCTCCAAGATGAAGTAGCAGATATAGAAGACTTttgaaatatactgtaaattcattttcttttcactttttttcataTAGATCTAATTGTTGTTAATCTTAATCCAGGTATCAGATACAcgggacagaaaaagaaaaaaatattaagtcatcttttattctatttgtttatgtattttgaTTCAATAACTCCTTATACTTTGACAGCCATCTGTTTGCTTTGACTTTtgacatgtactgtacacatttGTAACATTGTGGCTCCCCACATTTCTTTGGGTTACATTGAATTATTAAGACAGTGACTGTAAAAGACACAGGTCTGATGTCCTTAATCTAAATTTGATGACACAactaataaataattagttgTATCAGTTGTTTTATGTCTGACTGTGTGTAAAAGAAGTGTGTTTTGATTTGTCGTTGCAGAGTTTCAAGGATGAGAAACATCAGAACGAAAGCCTTCTTGCTGGCAGCTCTTGGGCTGGTGGTCCTCCATTTCTGTAAAGATTTTATTGACCACAAATCAATCTGCCAATCAATCCATGTAGATGTAGAAAGGAGTCAAATGAAACCACCCACCAAAAACAACAGTTATGTATACTCCTGgccaaaatgtcaacaaaatatGTCTGCTGCCAACATCCCAGATTTCAGCTCTCTTCCTGTTGGTATACAAGACTTTCTCTACTATAAACATTGTCGCCATTTCCCCATGCTACTGGACCTTCCTGACAAATGTGGAGGGCCTGAAAAATCTGCAGAAATCTTCCTTCTTTTGGTCATTAAAAGCTCTCCTGTGAATTATGATCGCCGAGAAGTGCTGCGTAAAACCTGGGCCAAAGAGAGGTTACATAATGGTGCATGGATCAGAAGGATCTTCATCTCAGGGACGACAGATTCTGGTCATGAGAAACAAAGACTAAACAAACTACTGGAATTGGAGCAGCGTGAGTACAACGACATCCTCCAGTGGGACTTTAGTGACTCCTTCTACAACCTCACCTTGAAGCAGGTGCTTTTCCTGGAATGGATGGAAAGAAACTGTCCAAAAGTTCACTTCCTGATgaatggtgatgatgatgtctTTGCCAAAACAGACAATATGGTTGAGTATCTCCAAGGCCTCAAAGACAACGATGGAAGCCAGCACCTCTTTACTGGCCATCTGATCGAGAATGTTGGACCCATTAGATCATCAGGGAGCAAGTATTTTATCCCAGTTCAGGTACAGGAATCAAACTCATATCCACCCTACTGTGGCGGTGGGGGCTTCCTTTTGTCTGGATATACAGCTTTGGTAATATACAATATGTCCAAAACCATTCCTCTTCTTCCGATTGATGATGTTTACATGGGTATGTGTCTTCTCAAAGCTGGACTTGGTCCTGTGTCTCATATGGGTGTGAAGACAGCTGGACTGTCTATTCCCTCAAAGAAACTAGATGCATACAATCCTTGCTATTATAAAGACATATTACTGGTACACAGATTCCTTCCAGCACAGATGTATCTTATGTGGAACAGAGTACGTGATCCCAATCTAAAATGTGGactttaaaaactgtatattaCTTTGCTTCATGCACCCGCTGTTTGGTTGTAAATGCAGACATGTGATGAGAAAAGATTTCTAACTGTTTTTCTGCCACCGTTCAGCTCCGGGCTTCAGCACAGTCCAGTGGAAGTTATTTATAGATGTGAGCAAACAGCCAGACATAAACAGGGACAGATGAAGGAGCTTAGATGAGTAGCTGTCACTGTAGCACACAGGCTGAGGTGTTTGTTTACCTCGTCCATTGCTGTGTTGACCAAAAATAGGTTTTCAAAACTTTATCTCAGGACTTATTAGTAGTCACTTCTGAGCTGTCAGACACATAGAAAATGGCTACTTTACACATCTGCTATTTTGTTGCTAATGCGACATAAAATGTTTGCAGGAAAGTTATTTTGCCAGCATTGTTTTGCAGCAAGAAGAATATTCTTGTCATAATagtgagaaaaatacacttaaCAAAGAAGGATAGACAGGCCATTACAGAAATTGTAAAGAAGACACCCAGATGTCAGTGAGTGCAGTTTCCTGCACCAACAAAAGGCAGGAAGGAGGTAGAAGTCTGACAGACCCAAAGTCACAACAGCACAGTCTCCAAACTAACCCCATTGAGCTGGTTTAAAAGTAACTGGAGTGAaggcagaaaataaagcaaCTTACTACAGTCTTGGGAagaattttataataatatttgatATCAACTTTGGAGAGAATGCCATGGGTATGTTTGGTTGTTATACACTTGTGGTCATAAATTTACATACAACTTTGAGAAAATGTCTGTTTATAAGAAAAGTGGTGAGATGCCTTCTTCAGtaattgctgttgttttttagtggttagcactgttgcctcacaggaaggAGGTCCTGGGATCTTaacctggcaggggcctttctgcgtggagtttgcatgttctccctgtgcttgtctgggttatattttttaaattgtgctgGGGTATGTAAATTAATGAGCACAACTGTGTCTGCAAATGGTGGCGAGTTGTTGAGTTATAAATGTAGATTCAATTTaatgatgtatttttaatgtccAATTAGGTATTTGTTCTATGTTTGCACTTCAGAGTAGGCctatactgaaacataaaaccaTCTAAATTTCAacagaaactgagaaaatgaaggTGTTCTAAAATTTCTGACCAGTAGCGTAGGTACCGGAGCACAGTATATGATTTTTCCAGCACTGAGGTGGGCAGCATAATAAGCCTACAAGTGAAGCTTACCTTAAAACAccaagtgaagaagaagaaaagcaaagctAAACTTGTGGAATGGTGTCAGCAACAGGTCCACAGAGACTTGTGAAATAAAAGCTTCCTAAATGTTGTGTTAGGAGATATTAGCCTTTCATTTGGATGATCAGGGACAGGTTATCAACAACCAAATGCCAGTATACAAACTAATGTAATAGATCAGGGCTTAGGAATATTGAAATGACTTTgatttgatgtaaaaaaaaatgtaaatattaatattatttgatATTTAGTGGTTTAGTGTGCAAAGAAGAATTTTAATCTTTTAGGGAATATTGTCTACTGTTTGGCTAATTTAGATTTAGCTTGCTTTTTGCATATTGGAGGTTCTGCTCATAATGTACACATTCCATGTAGGGTACTTAAACTAAGGTTTAGGCTGTGCTACTCTTGACTGTAAAGAGCTAAGGTGATGCAGATGTTTAATCATCCAGAATATAAAACCACTGTGGACTGTCAAGGGTGTGTAGATTTGCAACCCCAATATTTGTCAATGGTCACAGGCTGTATTAATATACCAGTGGATGGCTATTTCCTTTAGTGGTAATGGTATATGCAAAggtgtgtattttttcttttggctaTTGCGTTATTTATATACCTCCAGTCAGCTTGGCAGTGTGATTTATTTAGCCTATGACTTGGGCTGGATATTGATCCATAGTCAATTAACTGTCGAATTAAGCATGTCTAAAGCACATTTTTCCAAAAGCTGGTAGCCATCCTTGCTTATTGTTTGGCTAGACATTCAAAggtgtatattttaaatgtttattctcTATTTAAGAAGATTTGTTACACCTGGATTGAAATCTTTTGAGCAATCGCCAACTGTGTGACTGGTTGTGTcttacaaaattaaaataaaattcctcaGGGGTTTGTAAGACTAGCCGGGTAATATTATTTAATCGTCTGCTTAAGTAAAATTtactaattttattttcatatttgtgtatatatttgtctTAGATTAAGATTGTGTTTGTGCCTTATAACAGTGTTagaattgtaaaaaaaaaaaaaaaagttatgtacTGTCATATACTCTGAGACTGATAAAACAGCTAAAGgttaaagtttcttttttcctttcatctgCTCCCATTTGGGGTTGCCACAGCTGATCAATTTGTCCACATGATTGATTTTGCACAACTTTTATGCTGGATGCCCTTTATGACACAACCTCTGTAGTTGAAGTTACCAGCCCCTGGTCTTtcaagttggtctcccatccaagtactaaccaggcataGCCCTGCTAAGCTTCCAATAACAGAAGCTATCAGGCACTTGAATTTACATGTGGCCACAAACAACGGTTACAGATAAGGACTGAATATGAAATGACAGAGGAATAAAAACTGCCAGGCATAGTGCCATGTCAGGAATGTCATGCAATCTGAGAAAAGATAGATTGGCAtatctctttttaaaatattgggTTATTTAACATTTGGAGAAAtgtacagaaatgtgtttttcatgctgCTATGAAAATAttgtatacatttatttttaaacagcttTGAGATTAAATCTTGTACTgcacatacaaatatatttaatataaacaaCTAAATCTAAatactagtgtgtgtgtgttcacgttTTTCAAAAGATCAACAAAACTGGTCCACATATATTCACTGAATGATTTCTACTTATATACATACAGCCTTTAGGCTACATAAAATTATACTGGAGACTGTCTGTAATTTATATTTCCTTCCAGTATAGAGATCCATCAGACCTGTCAGAAAGTATAATACATTTCAGATATTTGGAACTACATTGCATTCATCTGGGAGGAAACTTatctagattaaaaaaaacaaattttgggACTGACCAACAAGTGACCTGTTTGAATAAAGATTTTTCAGTGTATGTCCAGACTTATTAAATCAATAAGTGCAAAACTCACACTGCGAGAAAGAAAGGTCGCACAATTTATAGACTTGCAAAGAGCCCAAGTTTGTAAGTCTGAGCTGCAAAAAGTCTGGTTTGATACTAAACTAAACTTTGAgcaccatgtcacaaagcttgttcagacatgtttttatcacCTCAGAAATATCTCCAAAATACACTCAATTTTGTCATTTAAGGATACGGAGGtgattttacatgcttttatttcctcaccCTTGACTATTGCAACAGTCTATTCACCTGGCTGTGCCATAAATCATTTAACTGGCTCCAGGTTGTCCAGAACTCAGCTGAAAGACTGGAAAAAGTAGAATTGACCATATCACTCCTGTTTTAGCTTCCTTGCACTAGCTCTCGGTATgttttaggattgattttaagatcttattaataacttttaaagcaCTGCACGACCTTTCTCCAACTTATACAGTATATCCCAGCTGCTAAACCTGTATGAGCCTGAGATCCTCGGATGGAGATCTTCTATGTATCTCTGATGCAAGAATGAAAGCCAGAGGTGATAAAGCCTTTACAGTTAGAGCTCCCAAACTCTGGAATGACTTACCTGAGGAAATAAGATCAGCTGACGCAGAACCATCTTTTAAATCTCTCTGGTAAATCTTTACCAGCAAGCCTTTCCTCATCTTCTTTAGATGGGGACGACCTCTTATCTTCCTTAGTATTTAGGATTTTGTTGTTCTTTAatgtcttttattgtaaagcacttgtaacatatgtttagaaaagtactctaaaaatgcattttattattattattattatttcttccTCCGCCTTTGGTTATGGCTCTCCGGCAGGGGAGGTGGGTGCAGGTTTTCTGTTAGTTAGTGTCGTAATTCATCCCATAATTtctcattgttttgtgtttattcgTTATTATCTTTGTTAAATACTCATTACCTGTGAATGTGAATATGTTGCCATACAAGTGCTTCTGAAGTGACGTTTAGCTTAAACGTTTTGGTGAATTAAGATAATTTCAGTCCTGACTGTGTTTCTTCTTTGAGTAGGGCCTggcaaaaatatttacacagtgttttctttccctTGGAAAGACTGGCAGACTGTTGGCAAATAAATGGAGGTCCCGACACAAGGCAGACTTTCACTGGTCACACAGTGATGGTATGTATAGTCAGCCACAGTCACACTGGTTCTTATCTAATTTGAGTTGGACACAACATAGAAATTGAGGGAGAATGAAAAACCACACAGTAAATG includes the following:
- the LOC113140022 gene encoding N-acetyllactosaminide beta-1,3-N-acetylglucosaminyltransferase 3-like, with amino-acid sequence MRNIRTKAFLLAALGLVVLHFCKDFIDHKSICQSIHVDVERSQMKPPTKNNSYVYSWPKCQQNMSAANIPDFSSLPVGIQDFLYYKHCRHFPMLLDLPDKCGGPEKSAEIFLLLVIKSSPVNYDRREVLRKTWAKERLHNGAWIRRIFISGTTDSGHEKQRLNKLLELEQREYNDILQWDFSDSFYNLTLKQVLFLEWMERNCPKVHFLMNGDDDVFAKTDNMVEYLQGLKDNDGSQHLFTGHLIENVGPIRSSGSKYFIPVQVQESNSYPPYCGGGGFLLSGYTALVIYNMSKTIPLLPIDDVYMGMCLLKAGLGPVSHMGVKTAGLSIPSKKLDAYNPCYYKDILLVHRFLPAQMYLMWNRVRDPNLKCGL